The Gallus gallus isolate bGalGal1 chromosome 3, bGalGal1.mat.broiler.GRCg7b, whole genome shotgun sequence genome window below encodes:
- the RHOQ gene encoding rho-related GTP-binding protein RhoQ isoform 2 (isoform 2 is encoded by transcript variant 2) — protein sequence MAHGSAAVMLKCVVVGDGAVGKTCLLMSYANDAFPEEYVPTVFDHYAVSVTVEGKQYLLGLYDTAGQEDYDRLRPLSYPMTDVFLICFSVVNPASFQNVKEEWVPELKEYAPNVPFLLVGTQIDLRDDPKTLARLNDMKEKPLSVEQGQKLAKEEPTAMWSVQL from the exons ATGGCCCATGGCAGCGCCGCGGTCATGCTGAAGTGCGTGGTGGTGGGGGACGGCGCCGTGGGCAAGACGTGCCTGCTGATGAGCTATGCCAACGACGCCTTCCCTGAGGAGTACGTGCCCACCGTCTTCGACCACTACGCAg TCAGCGTTACCGTGGAGGGCAAGCAGTACCTGCTGGGGCTCTACGACACCGCCGGGCAG gaAGACTATGACCGTCTGAGACCTTTATCTTATCCTATGACCGATGTCTTCCTTATCTGCTTCTCAGTGGTAAACCCTGCTTCATTTCAAAACGTGAAGGAAGAATGGGTACCGGAGTTGAAGGAATATGCACCTAATGTTCCTTTTTTACTAGTAGGAACACAG ATTGATCTTCGTGATGACCCCAAAACTCTGGCAAGATTGAATGATATGAAAGAGAAGCCTTTATCTGTGGAACAAGGACAGAAATTAGCAAAAGAG GAGCCTACTGCTATGTGGAGTGTTCAGCTTTAA
- the RHOQ gene encoding rho-related GTP-binding protein RhoQ isoform 1 (isoform 1 is encoded by transcript variant 1), producing the protein MAHGSAAVMLKCVVVGDGAVGKTCLLMSYANDAFPEEYVPTVFDHYAVSVTVEGKQYLLGLYDTAGQEDYDRLRPLSYPMTDVFLICFSVVNPASFQNVKEEWVPELKEYAPNVPFLLVGTQIDLRDDPKTLARLNDMKEKPLSVEQGQKLAKEIGAYCYVECSALTQKGLKTVFDEAIIAILTPKKHTVKKRIGSRCINCCLIT; encoded by the exons ATGGCCCATGGCAGCGCCGCGGTCATGCTGAAGTGCGTGGTGGTGGGGGACGGCGCCGTGGGCAAGACGTGCCTGCTGATGAGCTATGCCAACGACGCCTTCCCTGAGGAGTACGTGCCCACCGTCTTCGACCACTACGCAg TCAGCGTTACCGTGGAGGGCAAGCAGTACCTGCTGGGGCTCTACGACACCGCCGGGCAG gaAGACTATGACCGTCTGAGACCTTTATCTTATCCTATGACCGATGTCTTCCTTATCTGCTTCTCAGTGGTAAACCCTGCTTCATTTCAAAACGTGAAGGAAGAATGGGTACCGGAGTTGAAGGAATATGCACCTAATGTTCCTTTTTTACTAGTAGGAACACAG ATTGATCTTCGTGATGACCCCAAAACTCTGGCAAGATTGAATGATATGAAAGAGAAGCCTTTATCTGTGGAACAAGGACAGAAATTAGCAAAAGAG ATAGGAGCCTACTGCTATGTGGAGTGTTCAGCTTTAACACAGAAAGGACTGAAGACTGTTTTTGATGAAGCTATTATAGCCATTCTAACTCCAAAGAAACACACGGTGAAGAAGAGAATAGGTTCGAGATGCATAAACTGCTGTTTGATCACGTGA
- the RHOQ gene encoding rho-related GTP-binding protein RhoQ isoform X1, translating to MAHGSAAVMLKCVVVGDGAVGKTCLLMSYANDAFPEEYVPTVFDHYAGERGGGRRHGAARFGSARLRSPPPDLAPPGLAPPRPHPVCFSLLAVSVTVEGKQYLLGLYDTAGQEDYDRLRPLSYPMTDVFLICFSVVNPASFQNVKEEWVPELKEYAPNVPFLLVGTQIDLRDDPKTLARLNDMKEKPLSVEQGQKLAKEIGAYCYVECSALTQKGLKTVFDEAIIAILTPKKHTVKKRIGSRCINCCLIT from the exons ATGGCCCATGGCAGCGCCGCGGTCATGCTGAAGTGCGTGGTGGTGGGGGACGGCGCCGTGGGCAAGACGTGCCTGCTGATGAGCTATGCCAACGACGCCTTCCCTGAGGAGTACGTGCCCACCGTCTTCGACCACTACGCAggtgagcggggcggggggcggcggcacGGAGCGGCTCGgttcggctcggctcggctccgcTCCCCCCCGCCCGACCTTGCCCCGCCGGGGCTCGCCCCGCCGCGGCCTCACCCGGTTTGTTTCTCCCTCCTCGCAGTCAGCGTTACCGTGGAGGGCAAGCAGTACCTGCTGGGGCTCTACGACACCGCCGGGCAG gaAGACTATGACCGTCTGAGACCTTTATCTTATCCTATGACCGATGTCTTCCTTATCTGCTTCTCAGTGGTAAACCCTGCTTCATTTCAAAACGTGAAGGAAGAATGGGTACCGGAGTTGAAGGAATATGCACCTAATGTTCCTTTTTTACTAGTAGGAACACAG ATTGATCTTCGTGATGACCCCAAAACTCTGGCAAGATTGAATGATATGAAAGAGAAGCCTTTATCTGTGGAACAAGGACAGAAATTAGCAAAAGAG ATAGGAGCCTACTGCTATGTGGAGTGTTCAGCTTTAACACAGAAAGGACTGAAGACTGTTTTTGATGAAGCTATTATAGCCATTCTAACTCCAAAGAAACACACGGTGAAGAAGAGAATAGGTTCGAGATGCATAAACTGCTGTTTGATCACGTGA
- the PIGF gene encoding phosphatidylinositol-glycan biosynthesis class F protein isoform X1 has protein sequence MKEAELRRLLAANLLCAGSIVLTALVPALFLDGFSVLGTHLTWLCICSVCVSVLNVTLCLILKPSPSSKRSSLSNKISRFLKCCIYFFMSCILFHAIIVLYGAPLIESVTETFLFAVLLSTFTTLQCLCLLGPNIQAWIRVFSRNGAMSIWENSLQITTTCSILGGWFGAFPIPLDWDRPWQVWPISCSLGATFGYMAGLIIAPLWIHWNRKQLTYKSR, from the exons ATGAAGGAGGCAGAGCTGAGGAGGCTGCTGGCCGCCAACCTGCTCTGCGCCGGCTCCATCGTCCTGACGGCACTCGTGCCGGCTTTGTTCCTGGATGGGTTCTCGGTTTTGGGCACGCACCTCACGTGGCTGTGTATTTGTTCTGTGTGTGTTAGCGTCCTTAACGTAACCTTGTGTTTAATCCTAAAGCCAAGCCCGTCTTCTAAGAGAAGCTCGCTGTCTAACAAG ATATCCAGATTTCTAAAATGCTGTATATACTTTTTCATGTCTTGCATACTATTTCATGCGATTATTGTTCTTTATGGAGCACCTCTCATAGA GTCAGTGACTGAGAcatttttgtttgcagttcTCCTGTCTACCTTTACTACTTTACAATGTTTATGTTTGCTGGGACCAAACATACAAGCTTGGATACGAGTATTCAGTAGAAATGG AGCTATGTCCATCTGGGAAAACAGCCTACAGATTACTACGACGTGCAGTATACTAGGAGGTTGGTTTGGAGCATTTCCTATTCCCCTTGATTGGGATCGGCCCTGGCAG GTATGGCCCATTTCATGTTCCCTCGGAGCTACCTTTGGCTATATGGCTGGTCTGATTATTGCACCTCTGTGGATACACTGGAACCGAAAGCAGCTTACATACAAAAGCAGATAA
- the PIGF gene encoding phosphatidylinositol-glycan biosynthesis class F protein isoform X2, translating into MKEAELRRLLAANLLCAGSIVLTALVPALFLDGFSVLGTHLTWLCICSVCVSVLNVTLCLILKPSPSSKRSSLSNKISRFLKCCIYFFMSCILFHAIIVLYGAPLIESVTETFLFAVLLSTFTTLQCLCLLGPNIQAWIRVFSRNGAMSIWENSLQITTTCSILGGWFGAFPIPLDWDRPWQIDYFRLMVQ; encoded by the exons ATGAAGGAGGCAGAGCTGAGGAGGCTGCTGGCCGCCAACCTGCTCTGCGCCGGCTCCATCGTCCTGACGGCACTCGTGCCGGCTTTGTTCCTGGATGGGTTCTCGGTTTTGGGCACGCACCTCACGTGGCTGTGTATTTGTTCTGTGTGTGTTAGCGTCCTTAACGTAACCTTGTGTTTAATCCTAAAGCCAAGCCCGTCTTCTAAGAGAAGCTCGCTGTCTAACAAG ATATCCAGATTTCTAAAATGCTGTATATACTTTTTCATGTCTTGCATACTATTTCATGCGATTATTGTTCTTTATGGAGCACCTCTCATAGA GTCAGTGACTGAGAcatttttgtttgcagttcTCCTGTCTACCTTTACTACTTTACAATGTTTATGTTTGCTGGGACCAAACATACAAGCTTGGATACGAGTATTCAGTAGAAATGG AGCTATGTCCATCTGGGAAAACAGCCTACAGATTACTACGACGTGCAGTATACTAGGAGGTTGGTTTGGAGCATTTCCTATTCCCCTTGATTGGGATCGGCCCTGGCAG attgACTATTTCAGGTTGATGGTTCAATAA